In Euphorbia lathyris chromosome 2, ddEupLath1.1, whole genome shotgun sequence, the sequence ATTCTGCAAGGTTCATATAGTGAGAAGCTGGAAACACAAACTCTGATATAATGGGGTATTGTTGGTGCGCCATGAAAATAGGGAACCTCAGGGACTCCTACGTTCAAATCAATCATTCTTATTGTCACAGACACTACCTCGGTTTGGATGCTCATGTTCATCATTGACCTCATCATCAATATCATTCACCTCGACGTTATTGTATTCGGCATGATcgaaatcatcatcatcatcaggtcCAATTTCGTCAGGCAATATACAACCAAAATCAACATCTTCTTCCAAATCCACTTGCTCAATCATCGCCAATTGTCCATTACTACTTGCACCATATGTCTGATCATTGTTTAACCCAATTTGCCCGACTCCACATGGAACACTCAGACCAACCTCAAATGGACTCCTCACAACATAATTGAGGAAATCATTTGACGGGATCATATGAATTATCATATATGCCATCAACGTTTGATGGACCCTGACCATCCCAAGTAGAAGTCATCTGAAGATGATTATCATCAGTAATTGTGTTCGTCATGGTGACCCCTAATCCGTCATTATTCCCAAATGGAACCTCTCAAACTCAACATACATCTCGACATTGTGATAACCTTGAATATAACTCAAGTTATCATAAATGACTTCAAGATCATCGTCATCAAATATGCAAAAATATGAAAAGGTCATTGATGATCCTCCACACGCAGGAGACTTATATACAATCCGGGTCAACTTTTCATCTCTGTTCAATCCTATTGCTTTCGATATTTTGGACACTAATGCAGCATATGACGACCTATTATGAAATTTTATACGTTTGTTCCTTGCCGTATTACTTGAAGCATCGTATTCCAAACCGGAAGTAGAAATATTTAACTTTCTACCCCAAAGAATTATGTAGGAGATATAATcagatattatattatatatatatatatatatatatatatatatatatcaataataaatatctAATTACACAGTTCAAATATCACACTTCATATCAATAATACAATTTCAATCTCATTTTCACAGTTCAAATATGCACTTCATATCAATAATAAACTAGAAAacattcaaattataatatcTACTTCATAGAAGTAACTAACCTCAACTGAAGCCAAAATTTATAATATGTAACGTTAGTAACGGCACAAAATCACAACACACATCATTTtctaaattatagtataaaaattcTCATTATATATACAAAGCATAAAATATCATTCACTTTACATATACTAATTTCTAACATTTTTTATaccattttaaaatattaattactataattttatttaactaaCATTTGTATACCATTATTAtagacaaaatttaaaaataattgtattAACAAAAAATCACAACACGCATCACtttttaaaattataccatCAAAATCTCATTATATAACTAggtatatacataaaaaatctCATTAATAATACATACAAATATATTTAGGTatataatttaagaaaattttCTAACAAATTAGGGTTTATAAGCATAATTCTAAAAAACTTATAAGCAttattagagtttataaatataattataaaaatttcaTGACATAGCTATACATTTTTACAACATTTATTAgagtttatattaataaatacatTACATTTAACAATATTGTTTAAATCTATATacaatataaaacagtaacgatggaactgaggtgtcacttcctccttttttagtgataaaaaatttaatatattaattttaattttattatatatatttatctattaaaagattattttatccgtactatatctaagagttctacagaatttaaactaatccctaaaatctctctaattctctacacatctatatataatataaaacagtaacgatggaactgaggtgtcacttcctcattttttagcgataaaaaatttaatatattaattttaattttattatatatatttatctataaaaagattattgtatccgtactatatctaagagttctacagaatttaaattaatccctaaaatctctctaattctctacacatctatctatatataatataaaacagtaacgatggaactgaggtgtcactttctccttttttagtgataaaaaatttaatatattaattttaattttattatatatatttatctataaaaagattattgtatccgtaccatatctaatagttctacagaatttaaattaatccctaaaatctctctaattctctacacatctatatataatataaaacagtaacgatggaactgaggtgtcacttcctccgtTGTTAgcgataaaaaatttaatatattaattttaattttattatatatatttatctataaaaagattattgtatccgtactatatctaagagttctacagaatttaaattaatccctaaaatctctctaattctctacacatctatatataatataaaacaataacgatggaactgaggtgtcagttcctccttttttagtgataaaaaaatttaatatattaattttaattttattatatatatttatctataaaaagattattttatccgtactatatctaagggTTCTAccgaatttaaattaatctctaaaatctctctaattctctacacatctatatataatataaaacaataacgatggaactgaggtgtcacttccttcttttttagtgataaaaaatttaatatattaattttaattttattattatatatatttatctataaaaagattattttatccgtactatatctaagagttctaccgaatttaaattaatccctaaaatctctctaattctctacacatctatctatatataatataaaacagtaacgatggaactgaggtgtcacttcctccttttttagcgataaaaaatttaatatattaattttaattttattatatatatttatctataaaaatattattgtatccgtactatatctaagagttctacagaatttaaattaatccctaaaatctctctaattctctacacatctatctatatacaatataaaacagtaacgatggaactgaggtgacacttcctccttttttagtgataaaaaatttaatatattaattttaattttattatgtatatttatctataaaaagattattttatcccatatatctaagagtagtacaaaatttaaattaatccctaaaatctctctaattctctacatatctatatataatataaaacagtaacgatggaactgaggtgtcacttcctccttttttactgataaaaaatataatataatatataatatattagtttttattttattattatatttatctataaaaatattatttaaagtaaatgtgaaaatcaacgatggaactgaggtgtcactttctcattttttactgataaaaaatataatataatatataatatattagtttttattttattattatatttatctataaaaatattatttaaagtaaatgtgaaaatcaaataataatatttaatttatataacacatttatgtcattaattgtaattattagattgtatttttattaatatttatatattaagatgaatccgtgcatcgcatgggccaaaaactagttagCTATTAAATCCTTAACAAAGCTATATACATTTTTAAAGTTTATAAgcataatgttaaaaaatatacataCCTCTCTTCAAATGACTTGTGAAGAGACCCGCTGATTTATCTTGTACCCATAAAGGTATGATGTACGATGTCATTGCACCACCTTTAATCAAcaattaaatgagaaaatggggGAGGGGGAGGGATTCGAACCTTGGACATAGGGGGTGGAGCGCACACACATGCATTACCACTGGGACACTtactttagtttgttcattatacaattcttttatttatattttatcaagtgcctctgatgctaaaaaaaaatctagtaatatattttttaaataaaaatatattatatattttttaataaaatttcatattaatattttatttatataagaaaatatattttttaaaacatatgttggaacatatattttaatttttagaccacgaactataaagtttagaacatacattatgttttttagaacatgcgttatgttttttcgaacatgcgttatgttttttcgaacatgagttataaattatattatagaacaaatgcaaaaatgatccagatatctactgtttttttttggaacattatacttaatttttagaacacaaactataaactttagaacatatgttatgttatttagaatatgagttataaattatattataaaacaaatgcaaaaatggtccatatatttattgatctttttaaaacattatacttaatttttagaacacaaattataaagtttagaacatatgtaacaatattcagaacatcgtccttaacattttaaaacattaattacaaaaatatagaggaatgaaataaataagaaattggagcatgttcttggattttttttctattaataattcattattatgcatatttcttttttttctattaataattcattattatgcacatttaatcgatattaataagtgcatgaattaaatattaaacaatagaagctattAGCAcagtggtatattaagcagcgcgcgtgACTGAATACACAATAGAAGCAATTGTCTCAGTGGTACGTAGTGTAAAGTGTGGATGGAGGTGTCCAAGTTTGAAACCCACTAGCAGCATTccgtgttttttttaatttttatactcaaaatgacgtagttttgagtgttttCACCATAAGGGAGTGTTCTCATGCAAGAGTAGtgttctcacaagagccatcatcatctctctctctctctctctctctgtatgtatgtatgtatgtatgtatgtagcattccgtatttttttttaatttttatactcaaaacgacgtagttttgagtgttttCACCATAAGGGAGTGTTCTCATGCAATAGTAGTGTTCTCATAAGAGCcatcatctctctctctctctgtatgtatgtatgtatgtatgtatgtatgtatgtatgtatatatatatatatatatatatatatatatatataggggtgagatctaGTGAGACAAGAGGTTGTGGTGTGGCAAGGAGCTTATGGTGTGACAGAATAAAACTATGTACaataaaacttctataaattaataatgttgggaccatggaattttattaatttatagagttatttattaatcgataaattaataattatgttaaaaatattcaatgtatcatagttaatgaattactatataaatttatatggagtgttgtttcaaatcataccaaaaatgGCTTCTCATCTAAAAGGTGTCAATAAATCAACCATGACCAATCAAATCAGAAAAGCATTGTGTGAATACAGGAGAGATCACCCTGCAAGCAATCAGAAGGGTTTACAAGATTGGCTAAATGAAACATATCATTTGAAAGTTAGTCAATATtagaatagttagagatgaaattcaactagatttaaatttcaagaaaaatcaaaatactatagattcatattttactaaattatcctaagtatgtatatctatatatatttcacatatgtatttgagaaattattaatttatagaggtaataatacaatgtatttataaagagttgttccagaaaattattatctaattcatttattaaaattgatcattttttgaactgacCCAAGTCGGGACctgaataaattattattttaaagagtttattaatttatcgagtattaatttatagaggttttactgtagttttgatgataattgaaaagggtaaggtgacaaatttgtaaataaaagaaaaaacaggagagagaaaattgttttattttttttctttaaaatacattttcccgacctttctaacatcgtttttcaaaaaattttatactgttagactcgtctaaattagacggtcattttgagattcctgaagctcaggtaaaaaaatttccggtgaacggaatccaggtggacgttttctggcaagaaaaaaagtgcccagaaaattctcgaaaaatttcacaaaatgtaaaacattattctgagaaactttaattcttggattaAAGTGGGATTTCttatggtttagtcccaataaaatattttttttaattttatccattttacatgcttcaacaatttgttgggtcaaaaccgtaaggaatctcactttgagccaagaattaaagtttcttaaaatgatgttttatatgtttaaatttttttgataattttctgggtatATTTTTGGTCCtacctttcagcactatgtgttggAAAAACCAGCAGATACTGCTGGATGTCAGCACGTTGTTCTAAATCATTATACAAATTGTTCTAATTAGTGTACTAATTGTTTCAAATAAGTGTATCAATTGttccaataaaataattatattgttccaacaaaatttttaaattattccaacagaatacttaCATTGTTCTGACAGTGTAtaaaattgttccaaatcagtgtaccactTGTTTCAATAGAATAAATTAGcgtaccaattgttccaacaaaatagttatattattccagcataatacttatattgttccaacatactacttatattgttccaacataataaaccagtctaccaattgttccaaatcaattttattatctactgtcttcaatttcattttcgttttttactatttaatatagtatcttcaaatttatattagttatattatttagaaaataattctaattcttatattctttcaacagaataaatcagtgtACCAATTATTTCAAATAAgtgtaccaatttttccaacagaatagttatattgttccaacagaatatttatattgttccatcagaattgttatattgttccaacaaaatattccAATACACAGTGCTGAAAGGTAGGATAAAAAAcgtatccagaaaattatcaaaaaattccaaaacatgtaaaatatcattttaagaatctttaattcttggctcaaaatgagatttcttacggttttgacccaataaattgttcaagcatgtaaaatggataaaattaagaaaaaagttttattgtgactaaatcgtaagaaatcccgcttcgacccaagaattaaagtttttcaaaataatgttttacattttttgaatttttttgagaattttctgggcaattTTTTCTCAtcggaaaacgtccacccgaTCGCTGGTTTCCGTTcaccgaaatttttttttacctaagcttctgggatcttaaaatgactgtctaattaagacgagtccaacggtataaaaaatttcgaaacaCGAGGTtaagaaaattgaaaaaatgcattttaaataaaagaaataaaacaattttctctcttcTGCGATGACATCATCACTgcttaattataaaattggtatTTGTCACACCATAAACTCTGTCACACTATAAGATTTTTGCCACACCAcatccgttatatatatattaagggtatTGTAGGTAATCCTTAAAttaaatagtctagatatgtagagcccgtttgttttacctacggtttgttgttgctgtttgctcttacggtttgctgttggaaaatgctgctttttcaaaaagcaggATTCCATGTTTTTGTAAAAAACtgatttttaagtttaaaaagCAAATATgtggtcactaaccaaacacctagaaTTCTCCATTTTAAActgaaaagacaaataaaagTATGAAAAATAGCTACTAAACACTTCCGTAATGTATtgttaaaacatatatatgtatacagatagatagatagatgtGCCTCCAAATTCATCCAGTTTAcaatttaccctaaaataaaatagaaaattaatccaCCGAAAtccaattaaatattaatagcTACCAAACACTTGCGTAATGTATTCTTAatgagtttatatatatatatatatagatgtgcCTCCAAATTCATCCAGTTTAcaatttacccttaaataaAATAGAAACTTAATCCACCAAAATCCAATTAAATATTACGAAGTCTATGTGTTTGGGTGTTTGCCATTTTCCTTTTTGAATTTATTGATCGGTCCCGAGTGTAGCAAGAGCAACCATGTGTAGGAATTCGTGCAGGGCCGATGATGAAATGAAATAAAGCAAGGCTCAGGAGATGAAACTTTAAGAACGACCTCATATTAATACACCCTTTATCGTTATCCAATATCAGTATTTGTTTCGTCTGCAAATCACTGAGTTTAAGATCAGATCACAACCATCTTTATCTGCCATTTCATTTAAAAAAGAATGCAGCAGACACTTGTAATCTTTCAATAAAATCCCAAATTCAAATATTACTGATATTGGTGTTAGGTTGATCCATCTCTCAAATCAATATTACGTACCCATCTTTCTATGTGTGTGCGCGTTGTTTGTTCGAGAAGAGAAGAAAACAAGAATTTGCAAAGTAAATGGGAAACGTAAACGGGAAAGAAGACGGTGGAAACGGTGCAGCAGATGAAGATCAATCTATCATCAAATCACCTTCCAATGACAATCATTATAATCATCATCCTAACCACAAGCATACCCCTGCCCGctcttcttcccttcttctcttcgCTCCTCAGGTTTCTTTTCTCATCTCTTTTGTGATCTGCACATTCCCGGAATTTATCTTACAACTTCAACTGTTTTATTTATCCAGCTGAATTTTACTTTGATATGATTACTTGTCCattgttttatatgtttttaAGAAGCTGGACTTTCATAACTGAATTTATTTGCTCATAATCTTAAACCATCCTTCAGAGTTTTGTGACAAATAAGTGAATTCCAAGTTAAAGCTGACTTCGTGTACTACATGTTAGTGCTCAGTGGCATTGTTCAAGTTGTTGAAAGCTTCTGTTATCAAAGTTATTTCGTTTTCTAGTTCCATTCAGTTGAATATTTCTTAATTAGCTTCACTTTCTTTGATGCTTTAGGATTGAATCACAGGCCTTCCCTACTTTCTACGTTTGCAGGTTCCTGTAGCTCCCTTACAGAGGCCTGAAGGCCCGCCATTTCAAAATCAAATGTGGCGAAATGATTCTCCTGGTGTTGTTGATCATCCCCCTGAACAAGGCATCCCTACAATTATCTTCTGGAATTATGGTGGAAATGAAGTGTTTGTGGAAGGTTCTTGGGACAACTGGATGTCAAGGTAAGCTAGTCTGCCTTTGATATAAGGTCAATCTTTTTGTTGAAGGTATTTAGATTCATATGCTTAGTCTCCCAAAGTTCAATCTTACTAAACAGCAGTTTGAACTGTTTATTGACACGGTGACTGAAATGATGCTTTCAGAAAAGCAATTTCAGTCTCAGTTTCCAAAGGATTATAGATATAGAAGACTGGAAAGACTAATTGCATCTCAAACTTGAAAGTAATTTCTGCTGGATAGATGAAAACAAAATAGGTCAACAAAATTTAATTGGGATCATCGTATCTTGTTTCAGGAAATTATTACAGAGATCTGGTAAGGATCATTCTATTCTTATGGTCCTACCATCAGGTATATACCATTATAAGTTCATTGTAGATGGGGaatggagatatattccagatCTTCCTTGTGCAACTGATGAAGTGGGCCATATTTGTAATCTTCTTGATGTTGACGTAAGTATCAATGGCCCTATGGTAGCACCTTATACATAAATTGTGTGTTTTCATCATTCCGTGAGAGTTCTCTTATACTAATGAACTTGACATGTTATTGTTTCATTTATAACTGCTGATATATGTTTGCAAACACACCTCATACATAGGCATAGACAAATAGAGTACACAAACATAGagacacacacacacacacatatatatatatatatatatacacattcaTACATATCTTCAGGTCTTCATGTGTAAGGTTAGTTGGGGATTTATATTCATCCATCGATGGAGTAcatcaataaaaatatttgCTATAGTTAGTAAAATCCATCATCTATAAATTTACTATTCTGTTATTTGTATCTGTATGCATTCCTTTTTCTAGCTTAGACCGCATATCAGACTAAGCAGAATTATCTATATCATATGCATTCCTTTTTCTAGCTTAGACCACATATCAGACTAAGCAGAATTATCTATATCATATGCATTCCTTTTCTAGCGTATACCACATGTCAGACTAAGGACATAATATCTTAGCTTGACATAGTATCTTAGCTCTGTAGATCAATATCAATTTCTTCATACTTATTCGATGCGTCTTACGTTAGAACCTCTCCGAGTAACTTGCTTGTAGTATTTATTGAGCTATTTGTAGATATGAGGAACATGTGCCAATAAATTGATCCTCAGTATATTTACGGCTCATTCTTTGTGAAGTTGATTCTCCTAAAAACCTGCAAGACATATGGAAGAAGAATTGAGAAGAAAATGATACTACATATCTTAATCACAGAACTAAAGtatgcatatatatatttatgtttgTTTACCACAACTTATATAAGAAAGGTATTCTATATAAGTAAACTATATGTTTAAAGCTCATAGGGCTCTCCCGCAAGGTGGAGCATATAGATCATATCCAGCTCACAAATACGATTCACTCAAT encodes:
- the LOC136218516 gene encoding SNF1-related protein kinase regulatory subunit beta-1 isoform X1 yields the protein MGNVNGKEDGGNGAADEDQSIIKSPSNDNHYNHHPNHKHTPARSSSLLLFAPQVPVAPLQRPEGPPFQNQMWRNDSPGVVDHPPEQGIPTIIFWNYGGNEVFVEGSWDNWMSRKLLQRSGKDHSILMVLPSGIYHYKFIVDGEWRYIPDLPCATDEVGHICNLLDVDLLNCKETKQGYGHLHDCSNQDFVPENLESVAGFEGPASPDSSYNRSFPIEEDYAKEPLAVPQQLHLTVLGMENSSEASSSKPQHVVLNHVFIEKGWASQSLVALGLTHRFESKYVTVVLYKPLNR
- the LOC136218516 gene encoding SNF1-related protein kinase regulatory subunit beta-1 isoform X2, which gives rise to MGNVNGKEDGGNGAADEDQSIIKSPSNDNHYNHHPNHKHTPARSSSLLLFAPQVPVAPLQRPEGPPFQNQMWRNDSPGVVDHPPEQGIPTIIFWNYGGNEVFVEGSWDNWMSRKLLQRSGKDHSILMVLPSGIYHYKFIVDGEWRYIPDLPCATDEVGHICNLLDVDDFVPENLESVAGFEGPASPDSSYNRSFPIEEDYAKEPLAVPQQLHLTVLGMENSSEASSSKPQHVVLNHVFIEKGWASQSLVALGLTHRFESKYVTVVLYKPLNR
- the LOC136218516 gene encoding SNF1-related protein kinase regulatory subunit beta-1 isoform X3, with amino-acid sequence MGNVNGKEDGGNGAADEDQSIIKSPSNDNHYNHHPNHKHTPARSSSLLLFAPQVPVAPLQRPEGPPFQNQMWRNDSPGVVDHPPEQGIPTIIFWNYGGNEVFVEGSWDNWMSRKLLQRSGKDHSILMVLPSGIYHYKFIVDGEWRYIPDLPCATDEVGHICNLLDVDEIGAMEYTIVVAETADAMCLLSIPQTLCSSFSLTHRLHQDGGMPMLCGSLPVLKMRI